The Labeo rohita strain BAU-BD-2019 chromosome 22, IGBB_LRoh.1.0, whole genome shotgun sequence genomic sequence CTCTCAAGTAACTGttttatagattaaaaaaaaagtgtatacgGAAATGTTGAGATAtactgttttttcaaaaatataataaaatgactcGAGTTGTGTGCACGTGGTTCTATGGTGTAATGGTTAGCACTCTGGACTTTGAATCCAGCGATCCGAGTTCAAATCTCGGTAGAACCTACTATGTTTTTTCCCTTAAAGTATCGTAAATAGTAATATGTAGAAAACAAGTGGAGCTCGACGAAATGTGTATGTACACGATTAGGACAACAAAACATGTGTGGTCCTcgaatatttttaatgaatgctTAGCATACTGATTACTTCACtgtgaatttttaaattataattttgaacCAATGGTTTTGtagattatattaatattattccatcataatatttcaaatactgCACGCTATACTTTGACAGTCTCACTATGTAACACATAATTCAGTAAGTGGTGTTCAGATATCACCTCAGAAATTAATACCACTGCATTcatgtataaattgtatttttaatcgaCGTTAATCGAGTAAAAACATTGAATTTTAATAGTCTGACCACAGAAACATTTGAGGAACAACTtctaaaaaatgcagtaaattaaAACTCCAGCAAACGAGAGTTTTCAGGATTTAGTCATATGAAAGTTAAGGTGTTATTCTTCAAATGTCCAGGAGGAGTCAGTATatcacatattatataaatgtggGAAAAGGGGCATGTTTGAGTACAtaaacgtgaccctggaccacaaaaacagtcataagggtcatttttgggaattgagatttatagattgaataaataagcttttcattgatttatggtttgttatgataggacaatatttggctgagatacaactatttgaaaatctggcaaaaaatcaaaatactgagaaaataggctttaaagttgtccaaatgaagttattagcaatgcatgttactaatcaaaaattaagttttgatatacttatggaaggaatttaacaaaataactttgtggaacatgatgtttatggctactgctacaaatatacccatgctacttaagactactACTATAATATAGAGATTATATAtgctataatttattattattattactactacaacATATATTTGCAATTTCTATATGTATTAACCTTTCAGGACATACCCAAATGCACCCAATGAGATGTTTTGTCAGATTCAGTTAACGTCTGCTATAGCTAAGAAACCCCTATGCATACACACTCTGTGTCctcctgttttttatattcaCTCCAGCATTAACTTTTTGGATCTTAAAATACCCAATTTGTCTCCTCTGCCCAGCCATAGTACTCTTATTTTCCCCCTTTCCCCACTATCTCCAGCCTGCTTGGCAGGTTAATAGACCCTGTATTTTCCAGGCCTAAGCCACTGGTCCACAGTCCAGATGTCTCGTGTGGATCCTCTGACCTCACCAGAAGCCAAACGTCCCCTTAGAGTTAGCCGGACGTCTGGCCTTCAGGCTCAGAGGTACAATGTACATGACTGTAATTTGAAGGTATACAATTCCAAATTTATTAACGATACAAGTCTACTTGACCACCACTACATATTTAGATATAGATATTTAGATTTGTCCGGATACAGCTTTCGGGCTAGGTGTTCACTGAATTATAATCTAATAAAAGCAATGAAAAAGCTTACttctaaatataattaaatgtggAAACTTTTCTGCATTTGGCCAGTCAAAGAACTGTTTAAGTTCTTCCTTTTACACTGTCGACAAACTGCAAAATGCACAACCGTCCAATGTGTTTTACCTGTTATAATTCCTCACAGAGCCGCAGAGAACAGCAGCAACAGTGAGtgagtataaatatataaacccaTCCAGCCGGTGGTGGGTATGGCCAGGAGCCAGGCATCACTGACCCCTGGGCTGAAAGAAGTGTAGCATTGTCTCTCTGGGCCTCCGGCTCTGTGCATTTCAAAATGAACAGCAGATCCCTTCTGGATTATTTACTTTTGCCAGGTTATGCCACATATGACTAAGAATTAATACAACTTCCATTTTTCCTACAGGAAAAAGGCCTTTTCTTGGGCAGTAATGAACTCTAtaggaaataattataataattttactgtttttgttgatgATAGGATGTATTTATGAGGAGAAAACCTGacattttgaagatgaacaatggCGTGTTACAAATTATAAGATATATATTGTACCAAAGAGGCTACTGACATTTCAgaaacatttgtaaacaatgacaaaaagaaagaaagaaagaacgaacgAACTACAAAAAAAAGCACTTACCAGCAATGATTTAACGTGAACCAGCTCTCTTTTCTTGTTTAATGAAATTAGCGATTACAATTGCTTATTATGCAGAGCTCTGGAGTATATGTTTCTCACTGGTCAATCGCGACATTCAACGGTCAGATATTTCCTCATGTTTACATAGCAACACAGTATGTAAGTTCGCTCATTGGTGGAACAGATACCGGCGCCATTTTTAAGTCTTGTATCAACACGAAATGGGAGGAGCTAATAATAACCGACTCGCGCTGTAGTGTTTCATGGCAACGCGGCTGGCGCCATTTCGCCTCAGTTATTGATTGTGGTGAGAACGACCTCGATAATCTACAGGTAAGTTTGTATAATAATTTCAAAAGCATATTGAtcgtaaaaataaatatcagttAAAAACAACTGCCCTTTTGAGGGAACACCGACCGTTTTTCAAGTGCTCTGCACAAAATGAGGGGAGCAAACACGAGCTTCGCCAAATAACATAGAAGTAACGTACGCAAAATAGGCTTTAACATGAAATGCCGTTCACcctagctaaaaaaaaattatcctgCAAGTCAACTTTGCAGATTTGAATACTATTGTGTATTTTAAGGTTGTGGTAAGTCTAAATGCCTATCATTAAGAGTGCAAAACAACTGAAGGAGGGATTTTGTGGAATGTGACAACTGAGCCATCTTCACACAAAATGAGGCCCACATTAATTACTAGAGGAGACACCAACAATGCATAGCTAAAATAGCTCTGAATAGAGTTATGTTACAACAGACCTAAAATCATCCCCGAAGGAATGAAGGTGCTAAATTTGTTATAACAGCTTTCTTTGGCTTCTTTGACATCATCTACAGCCTGATCTTGCATAAGCAGAGAGGAATCAGGCCAGATGGATCCCACAAAATAACAACTTACATTTGAGGTAAAAGGAACACAACATGATATAGACTAAAAAGTGGGTTTTTGTCCTACCATTGCCGTTTAGGAACACAAGGGTAGGATGGAAGCtttgtttgtatatattttgtatctGTTGAGgtccttttttcttcttccgCTCTGGAAGTCTATAGCCATCCATAGTACCACATgtgggaaagttgtgaaatttggcacactgatagaggacagtctcatcattaaccacagcaaatttggagtctctaactcaaactctctagcgccaccacatGTCCAAACtttcactcatgtttatgctaataacttttgaactgtaaggcacagaaggaaattgttttttcctctgaatcttTGGCTCATGCTGAGTCAAATGGACACcaacatttaaaaatcgtaTTTTTTAAGCTATTTTTTCAAACCTGTCCTATCCGGTTAGTCTGATTTTTACCTAAATTgcctcagatcatcttcagaccatgctgaccaatatcagccattttgggcgtcggccattttgaatttagttgtataatgctatattttacgaGCACATTGGCGTATCATTACGAAACTTGGTATGTttcttcggcaccatgccctgacagtactcaaaaagtgaaaaatgctaataacttttgtttacattagcctattctAACTGGTCATGATATATTCCTTGGATAACACCGAGAACATCGATACCAATTACGCCATAATTGGAGGAACTTCCTGTCTGCcgttttgatttatgttgaaaacctactttttcaaactccccCTAGACCGTTAATCCGATTTTCATCAAATTTGACTCGGATCATCTttagaccatgctggcaaaaagttatgaatttcatGTCGATATACAAAACAGTTTTCGTTTAgtgcatcaacgaatttgctgtAAAGATGCCAAAATGCATCtaaggctgtatctctgcaaagctttgacttattgacaccaaattttttatgtgccattgtcacctcacacggACCATGCCACATCAGTTTGGCAAGAGCGCAACCTATTGActgcctattgtaatgaaactggtctcaaaatattccttgggtcatggcGACAACATAGGTGTAAATTATTCCATAGTTGTCCGTATATCCTGCCTGCCATTTTAATTTACGTTGTAAACCTACTTTTCTGAACTACTTCTAGACCAttggtccaattttcaccaaaattgaatCAGATCATCTTTAGACTGTGCTGACAAAATGTTATGGATTTGATGTCGAtagacaaaaccattttttgtaTAGCGACGCAACAAGTTTGAGGCATGATGCTagactacatctgaggctgtatctctgcaaagctttgacatatttacaccaAAACTTTGTATGGGCCACATCAATTTGataacagcaccacctattggtcaaaagtaatatcccattaaatcatattactagcagttgtatttatttttcagctattttgactaaaatcatcctaaaatggctttaattactcattatTGCAGTTGGTCTGCTGCTCCATGCCATGCTTATCTCCTTTGCCTCTGATTGTGCTTGGCcccttaattgctgcttgcagctgtatttatatatataatactattattaatcaATTCAACATTAGAATGTAACTCTTCAACAGTGCATTCTTTCTCAGTTTCTTCACCTTGAATTGgcattgtaattgtaattggtGGACTAATTAAACTCTTGagatttcattttgaaagaaagCTAACTAATTTTGACCATCTCATTTGTAGTCATGGCTGTGGCTGAATAAATGGTCAACATTAAATTCCTAGCTACTGCAGTGCTGGTCTGACAGGAAAGTGCTCAGCAGAacatggctaaagtaaacaacaCTTGCAAACCAAACAAGATCAAAAGTGTTTGATATGTCCGTTACAGTATGTAAAACTTAAGTTTACATGTGGATTGAAATCATAGAAATTCATGCCTGCATAAACACACATTATTGACATAAGGCTTCTAGATTAAAATATGCTAACTAGATatgcaaacattaaatgtacCATGCTGATGTTTTTCAGTAGAATGCAAATGCAATCAAGACTCCATAAAGAAGTGATATCTGAACatgcttttaaaagaaataatgctgtatgcagattaatattacaaatatttaataggAATTTGGACAAATGCAAACAACAATTCAATAGTTCAATAAAGCCAGcttttttaacatgcaaaaattgaaataaaagagGCTTGCAGATGCTTTAGTGGTATCTCACGTTCAAATTTTAAACATaggggaacaaaaaaaaaacatatcctaacgattttttctttatattattcACTACTTGCAGTCCAGATTACTATATAATTATTAAGGCACATTATAAGTGATTTCTGATATTTTTAACGACAGAATGTGGGATTCTGTTTGGTTTGTCAAATTATGAGAAAAGCAAGCCATTATTTACACAAGAAGATTTACAATTCAAATAAGATTATACATGCCGTACATGACTTTGTATAAAACCTGGTCCAGTATAcagatttataaaaacaacaagaaaCCAAATCAATCCATCCCCTCAACATCCTCTGCAAATTACTTTAATTGATAATtgattaaatatgtataaaagtTCTCTTTCATTCAAAGGAAAGGAAGAGACACTAaagcttctgtttttttttcctcaaggaGGACAATAGTGAGCATGTGCAGTCTTGCTCCGCCCCCTCCCGTCAGTCCAGTGGTTTGTGGGAAATGTAGTGCTCGGCCTAATTTCTCTCACGCAGATCCAGAATAGCCTAAATGGTTGTTGTGTTCTACCTCACTTAAATGTAAACTTGGTTTCCGCTCCTCATTTTCCGCTAACTCTGCACTTGAGCACTGAGGATATGGACGCACCCTGAAGAAATTTGACACGTATCGCACCTGTAAACAGACAAATGACTGTTAGCAGTTATGAAATCACAATGCTGTgcttaaaagttattttaaatagtttatatttttgtatataaaagTACTTTGTTTTCAATGGAAGAAACTAATTTTGGAAATTTGGagggttttttaaagaagtttttgagtgttttttgtgtatactgtccctttaaatgaaaaaaaaagggttAACTTACAGTGAGAATTGCAATGAGCGCCCCCTGGAGGAGCCCCACCAGCACATCGCTCCAGTGGTGCTTATAATCAGACACACGAGTGTAGCCTACATACACGGCAAAGGCCACCAGGAAGAACTGGATGGTGGGCCTCAGGAGACGAGCCCATTTTGCATTCAGTCTTGCCTGGACATAGAACTGGTGAGAGAAATGAAGATGTGACTTTCATTAGAGgaataataatgacttaatcTGTTGAGAAGAttagaaaattaaaagaaaaaacactaacGGTTTTAATTTTCTTCAGCCTTTGGGAAATAACAAATGCTAACAGTTTAGTATCTCAGAGGACTCTCTAAACTGCATTTATGATTTGTACGCTTGCTTTGTTAATTCATCAGGAAATCATTTTGTACTAAGAATGATGCAGAACTCTCGGCTGATTTCGGAGATTAGTTATTCTCTgatagttttaataaattagttGGAGGCTTTGCAAACACATCAAAATGATTATGTGATAActgcaaaaatttaaatttgttcaCTATACATTTCATCATCGTTTCCCATTTATGTCATATCTATACCATGATCCATGtgctgtcaaaaacagctgCTCCTTAATAAGTCTTAATGTGCAGTCACATTAACAAAATTTCAGCAAAAATGTAATAGGTAAAAATATCCACTGTCAAATGCTGTTATGTATGAACCACAGCTCACAACAAAGacactttcaaaccaagcagctgTCGGTCAGCGCAGTGAATTTGCATGACCGATTTGAAATATGCAAAATCTCTATGCGGAAATCACTCAGTCTGGAAATTCCCGATTGTGTGGATTCTTATTGAATAACCAGACTTTGTCTTAAAAACTGAACACCAGAACACCATAGAGGAGGGGCGGGACAAACACCGACAAACCATCCTACTTGTGCAACAACTGCTTCCAACAATAGAGAagtcaatattactgtttactgcTTTTTTAGATTcaataaaattcttaaaaatgagaTACTAGTAATACGCTGCCTCCGTGGATATTCCGAATTATACCAACTAAAGCATCTCAGCTGGAAAAACACTGTGCCACCTAAGCGTTCCCACGCACCACCAACTGGTcgttttaagaacattttttttttagctggctAAAAACTCTTTGGTGGACGCATGTTTTTGAATATTCAGTGTTAGGCATATGCCCTATTAgtctttttgcatttatgcaatatactggagCCAAACCTGAGAAAGTAGACTAGTAGACTGTGTTCCTGGACATGCAATTTGCGTAGCTGTAATTCATAGGCAGGAATTATGCTAACTGTGAATGAGCGTGCACGAGCGCTCTATTTACAAatgattggaattcattaacatacatGTTTAACTATCAAATCGGACATTTACGAATCGTTTGTTAGTGTAAAGTTTgtaaagttagggtatgtcaaaaaaactcccatctcatttcattttcttctccaacttcaaaatcttctttttttttttttttttttttgaaaagggcatttgatcttgtTTGCACTTTGTAAAAACAtcgattctgaagttggaggagaaaatgagatggagtttttcaacctactcTAATTCTCTTgaaccataaaaaaaacagagttcaggcagacctagacaagacgagcatttgaggttaaaaagtatacaaatatttttttttttttttaagaaaataaccatttttttgctatataagactcatctttctcggctgggatcgtttagagccttattgaagctgcatttaaactgcattttggatattcaaaatcgggggcaccattgaagtccactacatggagaaaaatcttcaaaaaacgATTtacttacgactgaagaaaaaaaaagacatgaacatcctggatgacaagggggtgagtacattatctgtacatttttgttctggaaatgaactcctttaaagggacagttcacccaaaaatgattattctgtcattaattacccaccctcatgtccttccaaacttgtaagacctttgtttatcttcggaacacaaattaagatattttacactctgttacatcagtggttcaactgcagtgttatgaagctacgagacaATGACTTCATCCAACAAAAACAAGAAGGGAAGAAAATGtggaataaagtcgttatttttgttttctttgcacacaacaagtattcttgtagcttcataacattatggttaaaccactgatgtcacatggactattttaacaatgtccttactacctttctggccttgaacatggtagttgtgttgctgtcaatacagggtcagaaagctatatatattaatttgtgttctgaagacaaatgaaggtcttacgggtttggaacgacatgagggtaagtaataaacaacagaattttcattttcaggtaaactatccctttaatgactATTTCCAAACAGGTTTCCTGAACGCTCCCCACAACTGCTGTTGGTCACAAAAACTGTAATCCCACCCCCAAAcgtttgttaaacatttttaaaaaacactcaccGCTAGAAACAGCATGCAGTACATCCCAAAGGAGGAGTGACCCGAGTAGAAAGACAACCTATGACATACAAATCAcatacaatttcaaataaaattcattGAAAACAAGCCATTAAAAAGATTTATAATTAGCAACATACCGGGCTTCAGTTACAGCATTTGCTTCACCAGTGCAGTCGTTTAAAGCCACATATCCTTTGCAGACTTTTGGAGCACATACTGTTAAGAAATGTGGTCGTGGTCGTCCAATGGTGTACTTGGCCAAATCCGTCAGCGATTGGCTGACAGCTCCCCCAAACAGAAAGGCACCAAGCACTTTATATATAGCAGCCACGTACTGATTAAAAGTAGAGTTGGAGTGAATAGTTTTGCTGTAGACCAGATATGCTTCACCTGACGATATCTAGAAGAACAGAAGAGATAAACGTTTAGTAACACGCATTTCTGTAGCAAGCGACAAAGAGTTAGTTTGTCGTAAATATGTCAAACAAGACCATGAGCACATAACGCCGTGTTGTTGTGCATAATAAAACCCTCTGCTGTGCAGAGTCATGAACGGACACTTTGTTGAGAATCAGCGCGTGACTCATGGGATGATGAGATCATGGAAGGGATGATGGAGATCAATGAATGAGGGACTCACGATGATGATAGTGCAGGTGATGGTGACTATAGCCAGTGTCACATGGGTGATTGTGTCTGGTTTGAGAGGGTAACTAATGCTCTCGTCCTGACAGTGGATGCTTTGCTCGTATGGCTGGTATACGATATTCATTATCACAAAGGGCAGAGAAGCTGTAGGAAAGAGAAAACaattagtaaataaatcatcaaattctgtcattaaatcaCTCACCCTTTTTtcagaaacacaaattaagatatttttgatgaaatccaagcgctttctgaccctgcatagacatagGTCAGTAGGTCataggtagtaaggacatcattaaaagaaaacacacacacacaaaaaaaagactttattcaacaatttcttcttttccatgtCAGTTTTTGAccatggtaggacccttgctgtttATGCGGGTCAGAAAGCTatgggatttcatcaaaaatatcttaatttgtgttctgaagatgaacaaaggtcttactggtttgaaacaacatgagggtaagtaatcatttttgggcgaactattctttaaaatgagaagTTATTGTCTAATTGGACAACAtacagggtaaaaaaaaaaaaaaaaaaaaaaaaaacataattatacgACTTATTATTCtatcaaatataattaaatcaaaCATAACTCGGACGAATTGgacaaaatgtcatatttttattatttttaaagcaaagGTTTAGAACACCATCTGAATTCTGCTATGGAAGCAGTGACTATTTATAGCACCTCTTTTTTCCTTAgagtcacacagaaaattatCCCACAGCTATGAGGAAGTCACCTGACCACACCGTCTTAACCCAAAACACGTTGCGCGTCATATCATAAACATGACCGTACAGACCCACAGCCCAGACATCCTTTCCACAACGCCTTGGTTGGAGAACTGATGTGGCTGGAGATGCATATGTCTGAATGTAGTCACAGTGTGATCCTTTAATGAATGGAAAATGTCCTTGGGACATTcggaaatgtttcaaaatcacCCGGCAAGCATGTGATCCTAAGCCACAGCAACTCAAGAAAACAGCAATGCGACTTCCTGTAAATCCATTTTCTCTTGAGAACATTGATGTTTAAAAGCACAGCATTTTAGTACGTTTACATATCTTTACTgccagaaaatgaaaatattctgCTGTTTGAATTGGAtttgtgtagatattttatGTGTGCTATGAACGCAAAGGATCTAGAGATATCAGAAAGATGCCAGAGCAGCAGGAAAATAtgtagttacatttaaaaaaaaaaaaaaaaaaatgattctggACTTTCTGGTTGACTCAGTATGTCTAAATATGGATGTCCAGCTGACAAATCCACTGCTCAAGTGCCATTTATACCACTGTGGTATTACAATGTACCAGAGGGTCTGTGAGACAGACGGTCAGGTCTGTCACAAATTTAACTCTGCCTTTAGCCAGGCAgtgttcatatttaaaaaaaatatcttcaatatttttcctacacgggccattaaaaatatacaaacaagTGCTGTATATATGGAGCtcattaataataacataatatactactaaaaacatttatattgttgGCACAGATAGCCTTGAGGACAGTGCGctgactcgaggacctttcccgatcttGCCCCCTTCTCTCTTTTCaacttcacttcctgtcctgTATGGTCTGTCCAATCATAATAAAGGTAAAAAGTccaaaaacaaatctttaaactttaaacaacacaaaacagttttgtttccgtcaaaacaaacatttttaaagtgtttacaaagatGTTTGCaccttacaaaacaaaaatgtttttccagACACGTTTACAAATacgtttgttttcttttgctttgcaccttacaaaacaaaactttcGTCTTCCGTtttgttaaacaaaacaataattcatAGGTGTTTTGAAGAAAATTGTTATACGTGTTTTCAGACCGATCTTTTGTTGTTAGTTTATAGGgagagagaacaaaaaaaaattatttaccaatcacttttatttaaaagtgttgGCAGTAAGAATTTAGAAGCAGATCATTGAAAAACAAGCTGAAATGCAAAGGTGCAACATAACTTCTCCAAAACAAGTCATTTTGAATATGTAGCCTTATGTTGTCATGACAACAAACAAAGAGTAATAGAATCATAGAAGCACTTAAGAACAAATAAAAGTGTCTTTGTATTCCCAAAACAAAGAACAATGGTGTTTGAAATTACACTGTATTTCCATACACTGTGATCTGGACAGTCtaatacacaaacaaaagatAATGCACTGACAAACCTTGAAGTTGACATCCACAGCAGtgcaattaaagggatagttcacccaaaaatgaaaattctgtcattaatgactcaccctcatgtcgttccaaacccgtaagatctttgttcatcttcagaacactatttaagatatttttgatgaaatctgataatttttttttttttttaacgcacaaaaagtattctcctAGCTTAACgttatccttactacctttctgggccttgaacgtggtagttgtgttgctgtctatgcagggtcagaaaactctcggatttcatcaaaaatatcttaatttgtgttcctatgatgaatgaaggtcttacatgtttggaataacattaaggtgagtaattaatgacagaattttcatttttgggtgaacaagcCTTTTATAACCATACCACTCATGTAACTCTGCCccaaaaactgtaattattattatgttgtttttaatttaatagacAATTTTGAATGTTTAGAGTAATGATTCACAATTAGGTCAAAAATCCAGGTCAAAATGTATCCTCAGGTCAAAGTAACATCTCTAAGTACTACTAAATTAGACTCAGGCCTCAAGACTCAAACAGATGCGGcgtatttttagtttattcattgttatttttctataaaggccatttttaaaatatacaaacgACAAGCTCAtaatatgtatgtaaataataaagagCACATTGGgtttaaaggcatagtttacccaaaaatgaaaattctgtcataaacgTGCACCGAAGGCTGAgatggaagagaaaaaaaattgttgaataaagtcattatttttgttttctttgcatacagaaagtattctttataaaattaaggttgaaccacagatgtcacatggactattttaacaacgtcCTTACTATTTTCTGggtgaacgtggtagttgcgttggtgtctatgcagggtcagaaagctcttggattttatcaaaaatat encodes the following:
- the plpp2b gene encoding phospholipid phosphatase 2b — translated: MTDMRKNKLFVLVDVMCVVVASLPFVIMNIVYQPYEQSIHCQDESISYPLKPDTITHVTLAIVTITCTIIIISSGEAYLVYSKTIHSNSTFNQYVAAIYKVLGAFLFGGAVSQSLTDLAKYTIGRPRPHFLTVCAPKVCKGYVALNDCTGEANAVTEARLSFYSGHSSFGMYCMLFLAFYVQARLNAKWARLLRPTIQFFLVAFAVYVGYTRVSDYKHHWSDVLVGLLQGALIAILTVRYVSNFFRVRPYPQCSSAELAENEERKPSLHLSEVEHNNHLGYSGSA